In Thermococcus gorgonarius, the genomic window CAAAGAACATGGCAAAGGTTTTAAGATTTTTGCCAGTTAGTAGTAAACAGGTGATATGGATGATGAGGAAAAACCTGGCCGGGTTTCTAGTGGTTCTGCTTGTCCTTGCCCTGCTCCTCTCTTCATACTCCCTGTGGAACTGCCGGAAAGACGAGGAGAGCCTTTTGAAGGCCCTTTACTTATATGGTCTGAAAGACGCCAGAGAACTTTCGGATGTCGGCGGAACCTTTGACTACCTCCTTCGCGAGAACGCTTCGGATAACCTTATAGTCACCTATGCCCACGCATACTCTATCAGAGCCGAGCACCTCCAGGACACTTTTGGTCTTCTCCAGGCGTACACGGATGATGAAAGATTTCAGCTAATGTTTTCGGCCATGTCCAACTACCACTTGTTTCTTCAAGTAGTCAGCTTCAGCAACTCAACGACAAGAAAAGTTCTCATTGGGAAGAACCTTGAAACGCTCAAGGAGCTTGACAATCTCATGAAGAACGTAACAAAATACCAGAGTCCGAATGATTTGCCTGAAGAGCTCGTTGAGGAGATTCTCCATACCTCTGAGGAGCTGGAGGTTTGATAATGAGAGTCGCCTTAATCCCAATGCGCGTCAAAACCGGGGACTTCAACACAAACTGGGCTGAGTTCAAGAAGCGATTCGACGATGTCTTAGCGTATAACCCTGACTTCTTGGTCTTCCCCGAGTACTGCTTGACGGGCTTCGAGGAGTGGGACTTCAGCGGGGCGGAGCTTTACGATGAAATTGTCAAAAGGGTAAGCTCGCTGGTAAGGAAAAACGGCGTTTACGTCGTCTTTGGCCTTTTAGAACCCTACAAAAACTGCGTCTACAACTCGGCCCTTTTAATCAGCAGAAACGGCGAGGTTCTCCTAAAACACAGAAAGTTCCAGGAACCTTACAAGTTCTGCACCAGCAACACGGTGAGGACAGCTCGGACGGAGTACGGAAAAGTTGCGATAATCATCTGCGGCGACCTCTACAACAAGCGTATTTTGAAGTGGGTGAGGAGGAAAAGGCCTGACTACCTCTTCGTGCCGATGGAGTACTCGCCCGACTACGGTCAGCCGAACGAGGAAGACGTTGAAGCAATGGCCGAGCGAGTTAAGCTCCTCGGCGCTAAAGCCTTCATCGTGAACAGCTATCCACCGGGCGGTGCATGGGTCTTCGACGCCGATGGAACCCTTCTCGCCTCGGCAGAGGGTGACAAAACCCTCCTCTGGGAGGGACAACCCTAAAATACATTGCCGCATAACTGTCCCCGGTGGGTTCGATGGAGCTCTACGACGTTGATGAGTTCTGGAAGTTTGACATGCGCGTTGGCCTCGTGAAGAAGGCCGAGAAGCTGAAGAGGACGAGGAAGCTCATTAAGCTTGAGGTCGACTTCGGGAGCGAGGAGAGGACGATAATCACCGGAATAGCCGACCAGTATTCGCCGGAGAACCTTGAAGGGAAGAAGTTCGTCTTCGTCCTCAACTTAAAGCCCAAAAAGCTCTCCGGCGTCGAGAGCAGGGGAATGCTTATCGTCGCGGAGACAGAGGACGGAAAGGTTTACCTCCTCCCGGTTCCGGAAGAGGTTCCAGTCGGAACGAGGGTGTGGTGAATGTGGCCCTCGGCGAGGTTCGTTGACGAGAGCGTAGCCTTTTCAAGGATGCCAACAGAGGGAGAGCTCGACGAGGTGGCGAGGGACTTCGACACTATCGTTGTCCTAGTAGAAGACTATGAACTACCATACTCGCTCGAAGAATGGGAGAAGAGGGGAGTTGAAGTTCTCCACAGCCCCATTCCAGATTTCACCGCTCCGAGCCTTGAGCAGCTCCTTGAAATCCTCCGCTGGATCGATGCCAGGGTTCATGAGGGAAAGAGGGTCTTAATCCATTGCATGGGCGGCCTCGGCAGGAGCGGGACTGTCGCGGTTGCCTGGCTCATATACTCGAAGGGACTCCCGCTCAGGGAAGCGCTGAGACGGGTTCGCTCGCTGAGGCCAGGTGCCGTCGAGACCTACGAGCAGATGGAGGTTTTGGGGGAACTGAAGGGGTTCCTCAGAAGCCGTTGAAGCTAACAACCTCCTCCAGCCTCTTCCTCTCGTACTTCGGCTTTGGATCGGCTGGATAACCAACCGGCAGAATCGTCTGGAGCTTGTACTCAGGAGGAGTTTTCAGCAGCTCCTCAACTGGTTTTGGGTTCGGCGGCGTGTAAGTGACCGTCCCAAGGCCGAGCTCTTCAAGGGCAAGAAGCAGGTAGCCAACGGCTATCCATGTTGACTGGAGCCAGTAAGGAGCTTTGGTGTGTCCAAAAACGAGGATTAGGTAGGGCGCCTCGCTCAGAAATGGCTTCTCCGGCTTGAAGCCCTTGGCGTTCAGCCAGGCCATCAGGTCGCCCTTAGTCCTTGAGTAGAACTTCTTCTCCTCGGCCTCGCAGAGCTCCCTTATCTTACCCTTAAGCCACTCATCATTGATTACCACGAACCTCCAGGGCTGGGCATTCATACCCGAAGGGGCTTCTTTCGCAGCTTTAATCGCCTTCAGGATGTCCTCCTTTGGAGGTCTGTCTGGGAGGAACTTCCTCACGGTCTTCCGCCTCTTGGCTAATTCGAGAACGCGCATGCCACCACCGTAGAAAGTTGGTTTTTCTCCAAAAGGCTTTTACGGTTCTTGAGAACTCACTTCGATGAGGAGGTATCCCCTGTCCTCTGTGTTCATCGTCCTGCTAGTTGTGGGGTTTTTGGTGTGGCACGGGAAGAGCACTCCCAAAACCTCACTGGAGTATCCCTTGAATTCCTCAACGCTACGCTCCTTCCTCGAATCACAGTACGTTCCCGAGGCAGGACTTCTCAGGGCAGCCGTTAAAGCCCATCCGGACAACGAGACGATTTACGTAGCGAACGACAACCTCTTAGCCTCGCACGCCCTCGTTGCCCTCGGCTCCCCGATTGGGAGGCGCGTCCTTGAGAACTTCAACGCCAACTATTCAGGGGGCTGGAGCGGGAAGGTGGATCCCCTCCTCGGGAGGCCCATCACGGGATTTTACTGCCCCCGAGACCCAAAATCTTGGCAGGGTTTACTCCAGGACGTTCAACGCAACGTTCGAGATAAAATACGAAATAACCAACACCTCATGCAGGATGAGCGACTGGGAATCCTACGCTGACCTCCTGGTTTACGGGGCTTTAAGCGAGCTCATAACTGGCAACAGGAGTGGTGCTCTTGAGTTGTATTCCAGGCTTCTTGGGATGTGGGACGGAAACGGCTTCCGGGATAGAGCCTTTGATGGAACGTATCAGACCTACAAGTGCGCTCTGTTCGTATACCTTTACCGTGCTCTTGGAAAGCCCAAAGAGGGCAGAAACGTCTATTCAAGCTGTCTTAACGTGATCTCTTCTATGCAGGCCGAGAACGGGGGAATAATAACTGGCTACAAAGTTGAAGGTGAGAGAATAATTTCGGTGGGAGACACCAACACGGAAACGACTCCATCGCTGTCTTGGCCCTCTACTCTGACTATCCTGAGAGAATTGGAAAGTTTACATGATAATGCAAAAATTCGTGGACAGGGAGAGGGGCTTTCAAGGCCGGGAGAGGCATTTGAGAGAAATTATTTAGGATTGAGAGCGAAAAAAGTTTCAGGATTTTGCGGAAGATTTTTAGACTAAGAGTCTTTACCTTCCAACCATGAGGGTTGCGGTTATAACCAGAGATGCCCGGGCGTATTATCAAGCCGTAAAAACCCTGAAAAAGTACGGGATAAGCTTTCACAGTTTAATGCCGGGAGATAAGATCCCTTTTGACGTTGAGGTCGTTCTCGTTGACGAGAGTACTTTCAAACAGATTGACTTTCCGGTTAAGATCCTCATTAAAGAGGATTTCATAGACGAACTTTTGGCCGTCCTCGAGGGAAGGGAGAGATTTAATAAGGTTTACATAGCTATAGACCCGGGTGAAAGGCCCGGATTGAGCGTAATAGCCGATAACAGGGTTCTTGAAGTCCGCAGGCTTAAGGGGCCCAAGGACGTGGAACCTATCCTTGAACTTCTGGAAAAGTACCCCGGAGCCAGGATAAAAATTGGCCATGGAGCCAAAAGGCAGAGGGTTCTTATGCTAAAAGCTCTTGGACAGTATCTGGGCTACGACTACCGTCTAATACTCGTCAACGAGTCAAGGACAACCCCCAGAGTTGGTGATACTGAATCAAAGGGTGTTCAGGATATAGTGGCCTCGATAAACATCGGTCTGAGGCACGGTAGGGAGGTTAGCATACGGGAGCTTCTGGACTTAAAGGAGCCAACGAAGAGAGAAATTGACGATATAAAGAGAAGAAGCCGCGAGCTCAGTGGAAATATCACCATTTCATCAGACCTGGCTAGAGAAGTTGCCCTTGGAAACATAACCCTCGAAGAAGCACTTGAGAGACAGAGGAGAAAGTCCAAACTCGGGAGGCAGTAGCAAGGTATTTTAACCCTAAAACATAGTTTCTGAACGTGGAGAGAAAAGGCTGGAGGTGCTGGCATTGATATTCGGGCGCGAAGAACCCGTTGATGAAATAAAGTTGAGGGTTGCTGAGGCCCTTAAGGTTGATGTTGGCCGGGGAATAGTCAGGTTTGACAAGCCTTACCAGAGGAAGCTCGGCGTCTCAGCTGGTGACATAGTTGAACTTATCGGCTCTCGTTCAACGGCTGCGATAGTTGCGAACGCTCATCCAGACGACAGGGGGCTGGACATAATAAGGATGGACGGTTATATCAGAAAGAACGCGGGAGTAAGCATCGGCGACTACGTTACGGTCAGAAAGGCCCATGTTCAGGAGGCAAAGAAGGTAGTCCTCGCCCCCGCACAGAAGGGGGTAATCCTCCAGATCCCCGGAGATCTCGTGAAGCAGAACCTCCTTGGAAGGCCCGTTGTAAAAGGTGATATAGTTGTCGCGAGCAGCAGGGGAGAGACGGGTTACTACGGTGGTTCTCCCCTGGACGACCTCATAAGGGGTCTATTTGAGAGTATGCCCCTAGCTTTTGGAGAGCTCAAGTTCGTCGTCGTTAACACTGTTCCAAAGGGGATAGTCCAGATAACCTACAACACCGAGGTCGAGGTTCTTCCGCAGGCAGTTGAGGTTCGTGAGGAAGCGATTCCAGAGGTTACCTACGAG contains:
- a CDS encoding carbon-nitrogen hydrolase family protein, coding for MRVALIPMRVKTGDFNTNWAEFKKRFDDVLAYNPDFLVFPEYCLTGFEEWDFSGAELYDEIVKRVSSLVRKNGVYVVFGLLEPYKNCVYNSALLISRNGEVLLKHRKFQEPYKFCTSNTVRTARTEYGKVAIIICGDLYNKRILKWVRRKRPDYLFVPMEYSPDYGQPNEEDVEAMAERVKLLGAKAFIVNSYPPGGAWVFDADGTLLASAEGDKTLLWEGQP
- the metG gene encoding methionine--tRNA ligase subunit beta, translated to MELYDVDEFWKFDMRVGLVKKAEKLKRTRKLIKLEVDFGSEERTIITGIADQYSPENLEGKKFVFVLNLKPKKLSGVESRGMLIVAETEDGKVYLLPVPEEVPVGTRVW
- a CDS encoding protein-tyrosine phosphatase family protein, which encodes MWPSARFVDESVAFSRMPTEGELDEVARDFDTIVVLVEDYELPYSLEEWEKRGVEVLHSPIPDFTAPSLEQLLEILRWIDARVHEGKRVLIHCMGGLGRSGTVAVAWLIYSKGLPLREALRRVRSLRPGAVETYEQMEVLGELKGFLRSR
- a CDS encoding nitroreductase family protein, translated to MRVLELAKRRKTVRKFLPDRPPKEDILKAIKAAKEAPSGMNAQPWRFVVINDEWLKGKIRELCEAEEKKFYSRTKGDLMAWLNAKGFKPEKPFLSEAPYLILVFGHTKAPYWLQSTWIAVGYLLLALEELGLGTVTYTPPNPKPVEELLKTPPEYKLQTILPVGYPADPKPKYERKRLEEVVSFNGF